The genomic interval TTGAGAAGCTACATGCTCAGTAAATGCCATGACTGGCTGTTCAGGATTTCGTAAGTCATAATACTTCTTAACTTCTTCATCGAAATCGTGCAAAGCCTCGGTCATGTTAGGAACTTCGGAATCATCAGGATAACTGTTTTCGAAGAACTGTAATGAGCAATCCATGCGTGGCTTAATCTGAGGTTTTTGCGCAGGGTGACCAACAGCAAGTCCAAGCACTGGGAAGGTGCGATCTGGAAGATGCAGCACATCAATAATAGCTTGTGAATCATTTAAGATTGAGCCTAAAATAACACAGCCAAGTCCAAGAGATTCAGCAGCAGTTTCCATAGCGTGCAAAGCGAGAACTGCATCATTTTGACCTTGTGTAAAAGTGTAATCTGAATCCAAAGTAATAGTATCTTCAGCTACGCCAGCTTCACGAGCAATACGCAGATTGCGATGATCGTCGATAATAAAAATATAGAGCAAAGGTGCCTGGACAATATACGGCTGATGTCCAATCTCTGCAATCTTGTGGGCGATAGAAGGATCCGTAACGCGAATTGCAGACCAAGCATTAAAATACTGACTGGTAGCAGCCTGCTGAGCTGCTCGTTCTAATGTTTCGCGTTCATCGTCGCTAATCGCTTCTGCACTAAAAGCGCGGATTGTACGACGAGACAGCAGAGTGTCTACAGTAGGATTATGAATAATTGTCATACTTAGCATAGTAATAAAGCCCTTACCATCGAGATAAGAGCTTTTAGCATTCAGAGAAATTATGTTTTGTACGTCACAAGGAATAATTCATCGTGAACAAGCGCGAAGACTATTTTCTTGAAGTGCGTGAGGCTTTAGCAGCTGCACGTTTATGACGAATATTGATAATTCCTTGAGATCCTCTCTCAGATAGAGTAGTGAGGAAAGAGCCTAAAGCAGCGGATAAGGCTGCAAAAATCATGGACGCAATAATACCATCAGCAAGATCATTGCCGTCATCATCCACAGCTTTAGCTCCCAATACCTTGCGTTTGCCACGCGTCCATAACGACTGAGATATTTTTCCTGCAATCATACCGACGACAGCAGGAAGAGCAAATTTAAGAAGCTTGTCAAAGGCGTCGTCTGGATCACTTTTTATCTGTGTGCGTAAAGAATTAACTTTCGCATCAACGGCGTGGAATTGCTCAACGGTGTGAGGCGTGTTCTGCTCACTTTGCGTGTGTGACGTATTGCTTGACTGATTTCTCATGCCATTATTATCTCATAGTAAGCATACTTCATTGCACAACCGTAAATCTTTGTTAGTATGTAAGGGTGAATCAACGAGGACGTTTATTTTTATTGCGCCATGGTCAAACCATGTGGAGCGAAACAGGTCAATACACAGGTAGAACAAATATTCCGTTGACTGCTGTTGGAGAGCAACAAGCAGTAGCGGCCGGTCAACGCTTACGGGCGTTTGGCGCTCGCTTAAAAGCGGATAATATTTATGTATCGCCATTGCAACGTGCACAAAAAACAGCGGAGCTTGCCGGTTTTTCTTCTTTTATAGTGGATCATAATTTAGCAGAATTCGATTATGGTCCGTGCAGAAGGCCGTACACGTGCACAAGTGGCTGCAGCGTTGGGAGAAGAAACGTGGAATATCTGGGATACAGGTCCGCTTAATCTGCCAGAAGAATTGCAAGGCACGCGCATTGAAAAGATTGATAATTTTGGTGAGATTGAAGTGGTGGCAGGAGTAGGAGAGTCTGCTCATGAAGCTGCTGTGCGCGTTACTGAGCTGATAGACAAAGTTCTGCCGAAGTTGCAGGCGGGTGAAGATGTATTGTGTGTGGCGCACGCTCATATTTTGCGCATTCTCACTACGCAATGGTTGGACTTGCTGCCTGAACATGCGCGCAACTTCCGTTTGGATACTGCTCATTTCAGTGTGTTGGATTGGCATCACGAAGATAGAGTTGTGGCGTACTGGAATTTGTAGGCTTCGAGAACAGGGAGTATCTACGTTTTAATTCAGATGCAGACTTGTATGGTCTCGGTTATGAATTGAAACTTAATCTCTTTCTTTTTACGATCCGCTTTTGCTGCATGATTAGTTTGGTGCGGTAGAAGCGGATTTTTTGTCACTTTGCGTATGGATATAGCCACATTCGCCATAATCAAATGCCTCTCAACCAAAAATTTTCTCTAAAAAGTAAAAATTCGGGAATAAATTTGCCAAATAAAAGTTGAGTGATGTAGACTCAAGTTTAGAAAAGTTGATAACAACTAGCTCAACTTTAGGAAAACTTGAAAAGAACATTGTAGGAAAGGACAAATGTTATGGGTCGCGCAGTAGGTATTGATTTAGGTACAACAAACTCGTGCATTGCAACTCTTGAAGGTGGTCAGCCAACAGTTATTGTCAACGCTGAAGGTTCTCGCACCACACCATCGGTTGTGGCTTTTAGCAAGTCCGGAGAAATTATTGTTGGTGAAGTGGCAAAGCGTCAGGCAGTAACCAACGTAGATCGTACTATTTCCTCCGTGAAGCGTCACATGGGTACTGATTGGACAGTTAAGATTGACGACAAGGAATGGACTCCACAGGAGATTTCCGCTCAGATCTTGATGAAGCTCAAGCGTGATGCTGAAGCATACTTGGGTGAGCCAGTAACCGATGCAGTTATTACCTGCCCTGCATACTTCAACGATGCTCAGCGTCAGGCAACAAAAGACGCTGGTACTATTGCTGGTTTGAATGTGCTCCGCATTATTAACGAACCAACAGCAGCAGCTTTGGCTTATGGTCTTGAAAAGGGCAAGGAAGATGAGCGTATTCTCGTCTTCGATTTGGGTGGAGGTACTTTCGATGTATCTCTGCTGGAAATCGGTAAGGACGATGAAGACGGCTTTGCAACCATTCAGGTTCAGGCAACCAATGGTGATAACAAGCTTGGTGGTGACGATTGGGATCAGGCAATTATTGACTGGATCGTAACCGAAGTAAAGAACAAGTACGGTGTTGACGTATCTAAGGATAAGATTGCAACTCGTCGTCTGAAGGAAGCTGCAGAGCAGGCTAAGAAAGAGTTGAGCTCTTCTACATCCACCACTATCTCTCAGCAGTACTTAGCTATGGCTCCTGATGGTACTCCAGTGCATTTGGATGAAACTTTGACTCGTGCAAAGTTTGAAGAGATGACTTCTCACTTACTCGAACGTACACGCAAGCCATTTAACGCAGTTTTGGCTGATTCCGGTGTGTCCGTATCTCAGATTGATCATGTGGTTCTCGTTGGTGGTTCTACTCGTATGCCAGCTGTTCAGGAACTCGTGAAGGAACTGACTGGCGGACGTGAAGCGAACAAGTCTGTGAACCCAGATGAAGTAGTAGCAGTAGGTGCAGCAGTACAGTCTGGTGTGATTAAGGGCGACCGTAAGGATGTGCTCTTGATTGACGTAACCCCATTGAGCCTTGGTATTGAAACCAAGGGTGGAATTATGACTAAGCTGATTGAGCGCAACACTGCAATTCCAACCAAGCGTAGCGAAGTCTTCTCTACTGCAGAAGATAACCAGCCAAGCGTTTTGATTCAGGTATACCAGGGTGAACGTGAATTCGCTCGCGACAACAAGCCACTGGGAACCTTCGAATTGGGTGGCATTGCTCCAGCACCTCACGGTGTGCCACAGATTGAAGTAACCTTCGATATCGATGCTAACGGTATTGTGCACGTATCCGCTAAGGATAAGGGCACAGGCAAAGAGCAGTCTGTAACTATTTCCGGTGGATCTGGTCTTGACAAGGACGAAATCGATCGCATGGTGAAGGAAGCTCAGTCCCACGAAGCTGAAGATAAGAAGCGTCGTGAAGAGGTTGATACTCGTAACCAGGCTGAAGCATTTGCTTACCAGACAGAAAAGCTTGTCTCTGAGAACAAGGATAAGATTTCTGAGGAGCTTGCTTCTGACGTCACCGCTAAGGTCAACACCTTGAAGGAAGCTTTGAAGGGCGAAGATATCGAAGCTATTAAGACTGCACAGTCTGACTTGATGACTGCTGCTCAGAAGATTGGTGAAGCTCTGTATTCTCAGCAAGCTGCTGAAGGTGCTGCAGGTGCAGGTGATGCAGGTGCAGCCGGTTCTGCAAGCAATGGCGGCGATGATGATGTTGTAGATGCTGAAGTAGTGGACGACGACAAGGAATAATATGTCTGAATTCAATACAGAAGACTACCTCAACGGAATGGAAGATGCTGATAAACTTGCGCAGCAGGCATCAGCATCACCATCCGATGCAGGTACTGAAACGGAAGCTCAAACTGGAACACAAGCTGAGCAAGCTGAAGAAACCGCGTTGTCAACTGAAACTTCTGATCAGCAAGCACAGTCTGACAATGCTGACACGTCAGAGAACTCAGAATCCGACGGTGCGCAAGCTGAAAACGCGGAAGATGCAGAAAGCTTAACGCCATTGGGTAAAGCAAAAGCAGAAGCTGCAGAGTATCTGGATGCTCTTCAGCGTGAACGCGCTGCTTTCGTGAACTTTAGAAACCGTGCAGCAAAAGAGCAAGATCGCTATCGTGAACACGGTATTGTGGATGTGTTAACAGCTTTGCTGCCAGCTCTCGACGATATTGACCGTATTCGCGCTAACTCTAACATGGACGATTCTTTCACAGCTGTTGCAGCTAAGATTGACAAGACCTTTGAAAAGTTTGGCGTAGAAAAATTCGGTGAAGCTGGCGAGGCTTTCGACCCTACTCATCACGAAGGTATTCTGCGCAAGCCAGATGCCGAAGTGTCTGAAGAAATTATTGACACAGTGGTGGAAGCCGGCTACAAGATTGGTGATCGCGTTATTCGAGCCGCTCGCGTTGTTGTAGCAGTTCCACAAGAATAATCGAGCTTACAAGGTGGCGGTTGGCTTCGGTCAGCCGCCATTTTCATACACGCATACGAAAGCGTATATGCAGTGAATGCAATACGCACATAATAGTGGTACATAATGCGTCAGCTATGCATAGACCAGTAAGGAGGAGTCATGGCTGAACAAGATTGGCTAGGAAAAGACTTCTACGCAGTTCTGGGAGTTTCTAAAGATGCCGATGACAAAGAAATATCAAAGGCTTTTCGTAAATTAGCGCGAAAATATCATCCAGATTCACACCCGGGAGATGCCGCTGCTGAGGAAAAATTCAAGGAAATTTCAGAAGCATACGAAGTTCTCAGCAATAAATCTGAACGTCAAAAATATGATGCAATTCGATCCTTTGGAGCAGGCGGAGCACGCTTTGCCGGCGGATCGGGAGCTGGAGGATACGAAGATATTTTCGGATCTATGTTCTCCGGTATGGGCGGTGCCCGTGGCGGCTACTCGCAGATGAATTTCGGAGGCATCAATCTTGAAGACTTGATGGCTCAGGCATCTGGAGCTGGCGCCTATGGTGGTGGAAACCCGTTTAGTCAGCCTCGGCGTTCGGGATTTTCTCAGAACCCATATGAGCCTCAGCCTGCACCGGTTAAGGGAGAAGACCGTAAAACATCTGTTACGCTCAGCTTTGATAAAGCCGTCCATGGTGCAACCGTGTCGTTAAGCATTAACGGTGAAAGTTTCAAAACTAAGGTGCCAGCAGGCATTCATGATGGTCAAAAAATCCGTGTTCATGGAAAAGGCAAGCCAGGTCAACATGGTGGCACATACGGTGATCTCTACTTAACTGTGCAGGTGAAGAAAGACCCTGTTTTCAGTATGGATGGTGCTGATTTAATCCGTGCTGTGCCAGTAACAGTGGCTGAAGCTGCTCTAGGTGGCAAAATCACTGTTCTTGATTACGAGGGTGAAGAAGTACAGGTGAAAATTCCTGCTGGATCTACTACGGGCACGCAGATACGAGTCAAGAAACACGGTGTTAAAACCAAGAAAGTTACTGGGGACTTAGTTGTGCGCTTAGAAGTGCAAGTGCCGGCTACTCTCAGTCGCGAACAGAAGAAAGCCCTCAAAGCTTTTGAAGAAGCAAGCGCTGATTTTAGTGAGCAGATTGTTCAGAAGAGAAGTGCATAAGTAAAATGTGCTCTCCCATGAGTCAAGAGCAACGCTAGGAGAGAAGCTCTCGAAAAGACACACGTTTGCGCGGTAATATCGTAACGAGGTGAGAATCGAGAGCTTCTTGAGCAGTGAGAACGTCTAGAGAAATGAGGCAGTATGGCACAGCTTGATAGACAAACAAAGCAAGCGTACATAGCGTGCGCTCAAGCAATTACTGAAGGTCGTATTGATTTAGATGCAGCTGATGCATCCGGCTTTAGTGTTGATCAGCCCGTGTTTACTGTATCTCAAGCGGCACAGCTCGTCATTATTCATCCGCAAACTTTGCGCCAATATGATCGTTTAGGACTTGTGGTTCCTCAGCGCACTGAAGGAGGATCACGCCGATACGCATTACGCGATATTGATCGTCTTATGTTGACGCAGCATCTCGTGCAGGATGAATCCATTAATTTGGCAGGTGTATCACGCATTTTGCAACTAATGGAAGAAAACCGACAGCTTCGCCGACAAGTGCGCAGATTGAAACAACCTGAAGGAGCCAGTGTATTTACTGCTGGTATGGATGGTGAAGTCGTAGAAATTCTCAGAACGAACCGTGAGCGTGCTCAGGCAATGCCACAAGCACGGGAATTTGAGTCCAGGCATAATCGAGATAATCGTGATAATCGTGAGCATACATCGCTTGAACCAGTGGTGGAGCATCTGCAAGTAACTCGTGGACGTTTTCTACCGCATCGCAGCTCAATGACTGTTATGCGCGAGCTACCGTCAGCATCGCATCGCGCATACACACGATATGACGCGCAGAATTATCGCGATGACTTTGAAGACTTTGACGGGCAATAAGCGTGCAAAACACGACGTATGCATAACTGAGGGTTGTGAGAGAGAATAATGATCTCCCACAACCCTTTTACTATGATGTGAATATAAAAATCAGGCTGTGCATATTTTATGCATGAGGCGGCGCAGCTGTGGTGGAACGCACCAATAATTGCACGGGAACAATCTCATGCGTAGCTGCAGACAAATCCTTTTCAATAAGACGCAGGGTTTTTTTAGCAGCTTGAATAGCCAAATCAAGCGGCTTTTGTTTAATCGTGGTCAATCCCACTTCGCCAGAAAAAGTTGAATTATCATACCCTAAAACAGAAATATCTCCCGGAATAGTCATGCCAATTTCTCTATATTTAAAAATAAAAGGAACGGCGAGAGAATCCTGATGGAAGAATAGTGCAGTAGGCTTTGTTAGCGTGTTCGACATGAGCTGCGAATAGACAGCATCAAAAACATCATCTCCGTGAGGTACAGAAATCAAGGAATAGTCAATATGTTCGCGCTCGCAAGCTTGCTTGAAACCATCGATACGTGTCCACGAACTAAAGTGTAAACCGCGCTCAAATTCTTCAAAACAATAGGTGATATGGCTGTGACCGAGCTGCTTCAAATAGCGCACACCAATGGATGTTCCTTCAAGGTCATCAATGCTCACTGATGCGGTGAATCCAAGAGTATCTGTTACATTAATGCCCACAATCGGCAGATTAGCATCTTGCAGACGTTCGACTTCCTGCGCGCTAATGTCAAATGATGACACAACAACCGCGTCCACGTTTCCGCGCAAAGGTAACGTGTTAAAGAAGGTTTTTCGCTCTTCCAATGTGGTAATAGGGTAGAGCACTAAATCATATCGGGCAGAACGAAAAACAGTGTTCAGGCCTTCAATGATGCGCCCGGTAAACCAGTCAATTTTGCTTGATCCTACCAAAAAAGCGATGCGCTTGGCTTGTCCTGATTTAAGAACCCCCGCTGAACGTGAGATATAGAAATCTAGTTGTTCTGCAGCATTGAGCACTTTCTCTCGTGTCTTATCGGACACACGGTCTGGATGAGAAAAAACTCGTGAAACTGTAGCAGTAGAAACACCTGCAGCTTGTGCAACGTCTCTGATACTCGTTTTCATACTGTCCTCGTGTTGATATTTAGCGTTTTTGGTGTCGAAAACGTAATTTGCGACACGCCGTACTGTGAAAAAAGTTTATCATAAAACCCTTGAAAAATGTAACCGGTTACATAAATTTTGATAAAACAGAAAAATATTCTGCAGAATCGCTAGTATGTGCCGCTTTTCTGTGTATAGTTAGAAGTGCAAGAAATTGCGCTTACATTGCGGTAAGGAGAGAAAATGCAATTTAAAAAGATCGCAGCAGCATCTGTTGCAACCGTTAGCATTTTAGCTATGCTCGGAGCATGCTCGAATTCTGGTTCATCTGGTGTGACTGATACCAAGAAAGATAAAGGCTTAGACGTTATTGGTACAAATATTAAGTACGATCCAAATCACTTGGTTAATGAGGGTAAGCCAATTTCCATTGATTACTGGACATGGTCGGACGGTGGTGTAGATCCTGTTTATCAGCTGGCTAAGGACTACTCCAAGATCTATCCAAACGTTACCGTCAAGATCAAAAAGCAGACTTGGGAGGATTATTGGACGAAGCTTCCACTGCAGCTCAAGGGAAAGAACGGTCCAGCGGTCTTTAATATTCACAATTCTTATGATTCTGTTATCCGCCCTTATGCAGCTGATTATGACATTGATCAGAAGGACTTAGTTGCTGATTATCCGACTGCGCAGGCGCATGAAGATAATGACGGAAAAGTGAAGTATATTGATTCCGTTATTAATACGGGAAACATTTATTACAACAAAACAATGTGGAAAGAAGCTGGTTTAACCGATGCTGATATTCCAACCACATGGGACCAATTTATTGAAGTAGCAAAGAAGCTCACTAAGTTCGACGGTTCTAAGATGACTCAAGCTGGCTTCAATATTAACGGTGGAGCATATTCTGCAATTTACCAAGGCTTGAACTATCAAAAGGGTGAGCTGCTCTTCGATTCTAAGGGAGAAAAAGCTAACTACGATAACAAAGCCACAAAGGAAAATATGCAATTCCTGAAGGACTTGTATGACAAGCATAAGGTTGGTTCCTCTGATTTCGGTAATGAATACTCTGATTCCTTCGGTCAAGGTCAAACTGCCATGGTTTATGCTTGGGGATGGCTTGAAGGAACGATGAAGGACAAGTATCCAAACATTGATTATGGTGTTTTTGCAACTCCAACTTTCAGTGAGGATACTCCTTTTGCTTTTGATCGTTATAACGGTGAATCCACACCAGGTATTAACAAGAATCAATCCAAGCAGCAGCAAGCTGTGGCTCAGGACTTTGTAAAGTATCTGCTGGCAAATGACGATTACATTCGCAAGGCATCTGCTGGATTGAATTCGTTCCCTGCAAAGGTGAATCTGCAGAATGATGCTGAAATTTTGAAGAGCCCAGTTATGAAGGCTATTCAGCCACGTGTGTCTCGCCTGATTTGGCCTGGACCTGCTCCAGCAACTGTGGAAACTTCTGGAAAGGTTGCTTTTGAAAACGTCATGCAAAATGGCATGTCGATTGATGCAGCTGTGAAAGAAGGACAAGCAACGATGGATAAGGATATGAAGGGATCTGACTTCGTATCTGCTGAGAGCAAGTATGAGTTTTACAGCGAGCATAAGTAAATAAGCCTAGTGGGGGAATAATTGTTCCCCCACTTATATGCTGGGCAGCGGGCTGAGTGAATGGTTGAGCTACGGGTTGAGATGCAGGTTTGAGATTCTCGGGATTGAGATTCACAGGATTGAGATCCGAAAACATACAGTGAAGTACTGAAATCAAAACTCCTGCTGAAAAGAAATGAATGTGGTGAGTGGAAGCTCGCGTGTAAAAGCTCGCCCGTAAAAACTCGCATGTAAAGCTCGCGTAAAACTTGTTGGCGAAAGTGAAGTGGCGAAAGTGAAGTGGAGAGAAAATGAGTAAGAAAGGCGCATCTGCTCAAACTGGGCAGTCAATTCTATCGCGCATATTTACGTTGAGGAATATGGCGGTTATCTTCTTGGTAGTCTATTTTTCAATCTTTTTAGCCTACCCAATTTATAAAGCGTTTGCTGGAAGTTTGCATAACTGGAATCCTCTTAATGACACCTATGAGTGGGTTGGTTTTGAAAACTATAAAGACATTCTCACCGATAAGCTGTTTTGGACATCCATGGCTAATACAGGTGTGTTCCTTGGCTGGTCAACGATCTTTAGGGTTGTCTTGGGTCTTGGATTAGCGTTGCTCCTGAGCTCAAAACTGGTGCGTGCAAAAGATACTCTTCGTGGTCTGTTTTATATGCCAACAATTACGCCGCTGGTTGCAGTTAGTTTCGTGTGGTTGTGGATGTTCGATCCTCAGTTCGGCATGATTGACAAAGTGACAGGTTTGAACATTAACTGGTTGCATGATTCCAAGTGGGCGATGCCAGCAGTGATTATTATGACCATCTGGAAAGATTTCGGATACGCAACAGTGTTGTATTTGGCCGGTATTATGAATCTTCCTCGCGACGTGTATGAGGCTGCTTCTATTGATGGTGCAAATAGTGTGCAAACATTCTTCCGTATTACACTTCCTTTGCTCAAATCCACCACGCTTTTCATTGTTATTACCTCTATGATCAGTTACTTGCAGGCTTATGTGCAGTTCTTGGTTATGACAGAAGGTGGTCCGGGAACATCCACATATACCATTAGCTACTTAATTTTTGATCAAGCATTTAATAAGAATAATTTCGGTGTAGCATCTGCGCAGGCTGTGGTTTTGTTCCTCTTTACTGGCGTGCTGACCTACATTATGTTTAAGATTTCAGGCGATACGGAGGTGTTGTCATAATGAAGAATTCACGGACAATAGGTCGTATCGGATCTATACTCTTGACCGTACTCCTCTTTGCAGTCGCCTTGATTACCATTGTTCCTTTCTTGTGGATGTTTATCTCTTCCTTTGCTCCAAACAGTGAGATTGTAAAGATTAACGGTGGTTTATTCCCAACGCCGTCAACCATGGATAACTATGTGAGCATCCAAGAGAACTTCAATTTCTTCCGTCTGTTTGGAAATTCGATTTTCGTAGCAACAGTCAAGACAGTAATTATTATTTACACCTCGGCTTTGCTGGGTTTCGTTTTTGCAAAAATGCGGTTCTTCGGCCGAGACTTCCTCTTTGCCATTGTTATGAGTACCATGATGATTCCATGGGCTGTAACCATTATTCCTCAGTACGAAATGATGGTGACCTTTGGCTGGATCGATTCCTATAAAGCGCTGATCATTCCAGGTTTGGTTTCTGGATTTGGTATCTTCTTATTCCGTCAGTCTATTTCCGGTATTTCCGATGAGCTGATTGAAGCAGCTCGACTTGACGGAGCAAGTGATACCCGAATTTTCCACAGCCTCATCTTGCCACTGAGTCATAACACTATTGCAGCACTTGCTATTTTCACGTTCTTGTGGAATTGGGAAGACTATCTGTGGCCATTCTTGATGATTACAGATGAATCTAAGCAGCTGCTTGCAGTAGGGTTGAAAGCATTTAACGGACAGTACGGAACTGATTACGGTGGACTGTTTGCCGCAACATCCTTAGCAATTGTTCCTGTGATTGTGGTGTATATGGTCTTCCAGAAGCAATTCATTGCAGGTATTGCAACGGGAAGTTCTAAGTAAGGTCTAGGGGCTGTTAGAAACATCTGGCAGTCCCTCATCTTTTGGGAGTTGTGCAGAATGAGCAGATATTGCAAACGTTGCCAAAAATTCTCAAAAGATATTATTGAATAATGGCAAAATTTTAGAAATTTCAGATATAATAATTCTAAGTAATAAATGAAAACGTTGGCATTTTCTCGGTTTTCATGAAAACAGGAGAGGGGAGTCTAACTAAAACTCCTAAGGTTAGACTACAACAGTTTTCGCATATTTGGCAGCAAAGGAGCTAAAAATGACAGCACAGGGTAACGGTGCTTTTGCAGAATATGAAAAAATGACAGATTCAGTTATGAATGCCAAGCGTGTTATTTCTGGAGATAACTGGCGCATTGGTGTTATTACGAATTCCCTTCTGCGCTTTGAGTGGTCTGATTCTGGTGTTTTTGAAGATAAGCCAACTCAGGTTGTGGTGAACCGAAATATTGATGATGACATTACTGTTAATGTTTCTGAGCGTGATGGGCTACTCATTATTGATACAGGCGAACTCTATGTGACCTACAATAAGAAGCCTTTTAGCAAAGAAGGTTTAAGTGTTGTAGTTAAGCATTTGACAACTTCACAGTTCAACACCTGGCATTATGGCGATGATGCTCCGGGGAACTTGCGAGGAACCACACGTACTCTCGATACAATTAACGGTCGCACAGAGCTTGAAGAAGGAATTATCTCTATTGATGGTTGGTCAATTTTAGATGACTCCCGTTCTAACGTAGTTTCTTATGAAGGTGCTTCGCCTAAGGCAGCTTTCGGAGAAGAAAATATCAATGCCGGTGGATGGCGTATTGCATCTCGTGATCATGAAGAAACCGACTTCTATTTCTTCGGTTATGCTCACAACTACAAGCAGGCCATGCGTGACTTCTTTAAGTTGACTGGTCCTCAGCCATTGTTGCCACGTTGGGCAATGGGTAATTGGTGGAGCCGTTATTTTGCATACACCCAGGATGAATATCTCAAACTTCATGATCGTTTTAAGAAGGAAGGTATTCCATTTACCACAGCTGTGATTGATATGGATTGGCATATCACCGATATTGAAGAAAAGTATGGATACGGTTGGACTGGTTACACGTGGAATAAGGAACTGTTCCCAGATTATGTACAGTTGCTCAGTGATTTGGCACAGCGTGGTTTGAAGACCACATTGAACGTGCATCCTCGCGACGGTGTGCGCGGTTACGAAAAGCCATACAAAGAGCTGGCTCAGAAGGTGGGCATTGATCCAGCAACTGATGAAGCTGTGGAATTTGATCCAACAAATCCAAAGTTTGTGGATGGATACTTCGATATGCATCATGAGCTTGAAGATGAAGGCGTTGACTTCTGGTGGCTGGATTGGCAGCAAGGCGGTGTAACTCGTCAGCCGGGATTAGATCCGCTGTGGTTGCTCAATCATGTGCACTATATTGATTCTGCTCGTGACGGCAAGTGGCCTTTGACCTTCTCTCGTTATGCTGGACCTGGTTCGCATCGTTACCCTGTGGGCTTCTCGGGAGATTCTATTGTTTCCTGGGAATCCTTGCAATTCCAGCCTGAATTCACAGCAACAGCATCTAATATTGGTTTCGGATGGTGGAGTCACGATATTGGCGGTCACATGATGGGCTACCGTGATGATGAGTTGGAGGCACGCTGGTATCAGTATGGTACTTTCAGCCCAATTAACCGTTTGCATTCCAGCAACTCGCCATTTACCAGCAAAGAGCCATGGAACTTCCGTGCAGAAGTGCGCTCTGCAATGGTAGAGGCGTTGCAGTTGCGTCACCGTTTAATTCCATACTTGTACACCATGAACTACCGTGCTCACCATGAAGGTGAACCATTAGTGCAGCCTATGTATTGGAATGATACTGAAATTGAAGCTGCCTACAGTGTTCCACAAGAATTCTGGTACGGTACTGAACTGGTAATGGCTCCAATTACTAGCCCATCGGACAAGGACGTAGCTCGCGCAAAGGCTGATGTGTGGTTACCAGAAGGCGAATGGTTTGACTTCTTCTCTGGACGCCGCTACGTTGCTGGTGAAAATGGTCGAATGCTTGAAGCATGGCGCAAGCTGAACCGTCAGCCAGTTTTTGCTCGTTCCGGTGCAATTGTTCCGTTGGCTGTATTGGGTGAAGGTGAAGCAATCAACTCTGTTGCTAACCCTGAAGCTCTTGAACTCGTTGTCTTCCCAAGCTCGGATAAGACTGAGCGTGAATTCACCTTAGTTGAAGATAATGGTCAGTTCAATGATGCTCGTGACGGTAAGACTGCTCG from Alloscardovia omnicolens carries:
- a CDS encoding nitroreductase family protein; this translates as MLSMTIIHNPTVDTLLSRRTIRAFSAEAISDDERETLERAAQQAATSQYFNAWSAIRVTDPSIAHKIAEIGHQPYIVQAPLLYIFIIDDHRNLRIAREAGVAEDTITLDSDYTFTQGQNDAVLALHAMETAAESLGLGCVILGSILNDSQAIIDVLHLPDRTFPVLGLAVGHPAQKPQIKPRMDCSLQFFENSYPDDSEVPNMTEALHDFDEEVKKYYDLRNPEQPVMAFTEHVASQAADTGRLARSFGCPARAQGFTGRAF
- a CDS encoding J domain-containing protein, coding for MAEQDWLGKDFYAVLGVSKDADDKEISKAFRKLARKYHPDSHPGDAAAEEKFKEISEAYEVLSNKSERQKYDAIRSFGAGGARFAGGSGAGGYEDIFGSMFSGMGGARGGYSQMNFGGINLEDLMAQASGAGAYGGGNPFSQPRRSGFSQNPYEPQPAPVKGEDRKTSVTLSFDKAVHGATVSLSINGESFKTKVPAGIHDGQKIRVHGKGKPGQHGGTYGDLYLTVQVKKDPVFSMDGADLIRAVPVTVAEAALGGKITVLDYEGEEVQVKIPAGSTTGTQIRVKKHGVKTKKVTGDLVVRLEVQVPATLSREQKKALKAFEEASADFSEQIVQKRSA
- a CDS encoding MerR family transcriptional regulator, producing the protein MAQLDRQTKQAYIACAQAITEGRIDLDAADASGFSVDQPVFTVSQAAQLVIIHPQTLRQYDRLGLVVPQRTEGGSRRYALRDIDRLMLTQHLVQDESINLAGVSRILQLMEENRQLRRQVRRLKQPEGASVFTAGMDGEVVEILRTNRERAQAMPQAREFESRHNRDNRDNREHTSLEPVVEHLQVTRGRFLPHRSSMTVMRELPSASHRAYTRYDAQNYRDDFEDFDGQ
- the grpE gene encoding nucleotide exchange factor GrpE, whose translation is MSEFNTEDYLNGMEDADKLAQQASASPSDAGTETEAQTGTQAEQAEETALSTETSDQQAQSDNADTSENSESDGAQAENAEDAESLTPLGKAKAEAAEYLDALQRERAAFVNFRNRAAKEQDRYREHGIVDVLTALLPALDDIDRIRANSNMDDSFTAVAAKIDKTFEKFGVEKFGEAGEAFDPTHHEGILRKPDAEVSEEIIDTVVEAGYKIGDRVIRAARVVVAVPQE
- a CDS encoding DUF4235 domain-containing protein, giving the protein MRNQSSNTSHTQSEQNTPHTVEQFHAVDAKVNSLRTQIKSDPDDAFDKLLKFALPAVVGMIAGKISQSLWTRGKRKVLGAKAVDDDGNDLADGIIASMIFAALSAALGSFLTTLSERGSQGIINIRHKRAAAKASRTSRK
- the dnaK gene encoding molecular chaperone DnaK, which translates into the protein MGRAVGIDLGTTNSCIATLEGGQPTVIVNAEGSRTTPSVVAFSKSGEIIVGEVAKRQAVTNVDRTISSVKRHMGTDWTVKIDDKEWTPQEISAQILMKLKRDAEAYLGEPVTDAVITCPAYFNDAQRQATKDAGTIAGLNVLRIINEPTAAALAYGLEKGKEDERILVFDLGGGTFDVSLLEIGKDDEDGFATIQVQATNGDNKLGGDDWDQAIIDWIVTEVKNKYGVDVSKDKIATRRLKEAAEQAKKELSSSTSTTISQQYLAMAPDGTPVHLDETLTRAKFEEMTSHLLERTRKPFNAVLADSGVSVSQIDHVVLVGGSTRMPAVQELVKELTGGREANKSVNPDEVVAVGAAVQSGVIKGDRKDVLLIDVTPLSLGIETKGGIMTKLIERNTAIPTKRSEVFSTAEDNQPSVLIQVYQGEREFARDNKPLGTFELGGIAPAPHGVPQIEVTFDIDANGIVHVSAKDKGTGKEQSVTISGGSGLDKDEIDRMVKEAQSHEAEDKKRREEVDTRNQAEAFAYQTEKLVSENKDKISEELASDVTAKVNTLKEALKGEDIEAIKTAQSDLMTAAQKIGEALYSQQAAEGAAGAGDAGAAGSASNGGDDDVVDAEVVDDDKE